A genomic segment from Actinomycetota bacterium encodes:
- the mtnA gene encoding S-methyl-5-thioribose-1-phosphate isomerase, whose protein sequence is MAEGREFRAVDWKGGEVVLMDQARLPAEEVYLHLADWREVVEAIRAMRVRGAPAIGIAAAYGVVLAAKEGGRAEVERACDALARARPTAVNLPWAVRRMREVAGRSSPESLFEDLLAEAHRLAREQDAADRAIGRLGAELLPEGCRVLTHCNAGGLATYSFGTALGVIKEGFRRGKVNFVWVDETRPLLQGARLTAWELQREGVDMAVICDNMAGHLIARGEVDVVITGADRIAANGDTANKIGTYTLAVLARHHGLPFYVAAPLSTLDLSIADGSAIPIEERDASEVTDWGGRRTVPEGVRARNFSFDVTPAELITAIITERGVVRAPYGESLLRLLGSQGP, encoded by the coding sequence ATGGCCGAAGGGAGAGAATTCCGTGCGGTGGACTGGAAGGGCGGAGAGGTGGTCCTTATGGACCAGGCCCGACTCCCCGCCGAGGAGGTCTACCTGCATCTCGCCGACTGGCGCGAGGTGGTGGAGGCCATCCGCGCCATGCGCGTGCGGGGAGCCCCAGCCATAGGCATCGCCGCCGCCTACGGCGTGGTCTTGGCGGCTAAGGAGGGTGGCCGGGCAGAGGTGGAGAGGGCCTGCGATGCCCTGGCCCGCGCCCGCCCCACGGCGGTCAACCTCCCCTGGGCGGTGAGGCGCATGCGCGAGGTGGCGGGCAGGTCCTCCCCAGAATCGTTATTTGAGGACCTCCTTGCCGAGGCCCACCGCCTGGCCCGGGAGCAGGACGCCGCCGACAGGGCCATCGGCAGGCTGGGCGCGGAACTTCTTCCCGAGGGCTGCCGGGTGCTCACCCACTGCAACGCCGGAGGCCTGGCCACCTATTCTTTCGGCACCGCCCTGGGGGTGATCAAGGAGGGCTTCCGGAGGGGCAAGGTAAACTTCGTGTGGGTGGACGAGACGCGGCCGCTCCTGCAGGGGGCGCGACTCACCGCCTGGGAGCTGCAGCGGGAGGGGGTGGACATGGCGGTGATCTGCGATAACATGGCCGGTCATCTCATAGCCCGGGGGGAGGTGGACGTGGTGATAACCGGCGCGGACCGCATCGCCGCCAACGGGGACACGGCCAACAAGATCGGCACCTACACCCTGGCCGTCCTGGCTCGGCACCACGGACTGCCCTTCTACGTCGCCGCGCCCCTCTCCACCCTCGACTTGAGTATCGCGGACGGATCCGCCATCCCCATAGAGGAGAGGGATGCCTCGGAGGTCACCGACTGGGGAGGTCGGAGGACGGTCCCGGAGGGGGTGAGGGCGCGCAACTTCTCCTTCGACGTCACCCCCGCGGAGCTCATCACGGCCATCATCACCGAACGGGGAGTGGTCCGGGCTCCCTACGGTGAGAGTCTCCTCCGGCT
- the ahcY gene encoding adenosylhomocysteinase — protein sequence MDYHIADIGLAEEGKLRIEWAERDMPVLRLIRERFEREKPLAGMRVGACLHVTTETANLMLTLRAGGAEVALCASNPLSTQDDVAASLVKHHGIPVFAIRGEDKETYYSHINAVLDTRPHVTMDDGADLISTLHAERKEQAEEVWAGAEETTTGVIRLRAMAEAGVLLYPVIAVNNAMTKHLFDNRFGTGQSTLDGVLRATNILLAGRRVAVFGYGMCGRGVASRARGMGALVTVVETDPLRALEAVMEGFQVTTSLQAASTCDLFITVTGDIHVLRREHFQVMKDGAILANSGHFNVEIDIPALEEMAASRRRVRENVEEFRLSDGRRLYLLADGRLVNLAAAEGHPASVMDMSFANQALCVEYVKGAHATLDRVVYDVPEELDREIARLKLASMGIEIDSLTPEQEEYLSSWEMGT from the coding sequence ATGGATTACCATATCGCGGATATCGGCCTGGCCGAGGAGGGCAAGCTGAGGATCGAGTGGGCGGAGCGGGACATGCCCGTCCTCCGCCTCATTCGTGAGCGCTTCGAGCGCGAAAAACCACTGGCGGGGATGCGGGTGGGGGCCTGCCTTCACGTGACTACGGAGACGGCCAACCTGATGCTCACTCTGAGGGCGGGAGGCGCGGAAGTGGCACTTTGTGCTTCCAATCCCCTTTCCACTCAGGACGACGTGGCCGCCTCCCTGGTCAAGCACCACGGCATCCCGGTTTTCGCCATCCGGGGGGAGGACAAGGAGACCTACTACTCTCACATCAACGCTGTTCTGGATACCAGGCCCCACGTGACCATGGACGATGGGGCGGATCTCATCTCCACCCTCCACGCGGAAAGAAAGGAACAAGCCGAAGAAGTCTGGGCCGGGGCGGAGGAGACCACCACCGGGGTCATCCGCCTGCGGGCCATGGCCGAGGCGGGGGTGCTCCTCTACCCGGTGATCGCGGTGAACAACGCCATGACCAAGCACCTCTTTGACAACCGCTTCGGCACTGGGCAGTCCACCCTGGACGGGGTCCTGCGGGCCACCAACATCCTCCTGGCGGGAAGGAGGGTGGCCGTCTTCGGGTACGGGATGTGCGGTCGGGGGGTGGCCTCCCGCGCCCGGGGCATGGGAGCCCTGGTCACCGTGGTGGAGACCGACCCCCTGCGGGCCCTGGAGGCGGTGATGGAGGGCTTCCAGGTGACCACCTCCCTCCAGGCCGCCTCCACCTGCGACCTCTTCATCACCGTGACCGGGGACATCCACGTGCTGCGCCGGGAGCACTTCCAAGTGATGAAGGACGGGGCCATCCTGGCCAACTCCGGCCATTTCAACGTGGAGATCGATATCCCCGCCCTGGAGGAGATGGCCGCCTCCCGCCGCCGGGTGCGGGAGAACGTGGAGGAGTTCCGCCTCTCGGACGGGAGGCGCCTTTACCTGCTGGCCGACGGCCGGCTGGTGAACCTGGCGGCCGCGGAGGGGCATCCCGCCTCGGTCATGGACATGTCCTTCGCCAACCAGGCCCTGTGCGTGGAGTACGTAAAGGGGGCCCATGCCACCCTGGACAGGGTGGTATACGATGTCCCGGAGGAGCTGGACCGGGAGATAGCCCGCCTCAAGTTGGCCTCCATGGGCATCGAGATCGACTCCCTCACGCCGGAGCAGGAGGAATACCTGTCCTCCTGGGAAATGGGGACCTGA